A genomic region of Bubalus kerabau isolate K-KA32 ecotype Philippines breed swamp buffalo chromosome 10, PCC_UOA_SB_1v2, whole genome shotgun sequence contains the following coding sequences:
- the LOC129620438 gene encoding olfactory receptor 49-like has protein sequence MLHTADWAFPAEARGATGNHTTVTEFILLGLSEACELQMLLFLGLLLTYLLTLLGNLLIVVLTLMDRRLHTPMYYFLRNFAVLEIWFTSVIFPKMLTNILTGNRTISLEGCFLQCFLYFFLGITEFFLLAVMSFDRYVAICNSLRYVTTMSKRVCVQLVLSSWVTGFFIIIIPTFLTFQQPFCGPNTIDHFFCDSFPLLGLVCADTSLIKLLGFILANVSLLGTLSVMAACYGHILHTILHIPSAKERQKAFSTCSSHITVVSLFYGSCIFMYVRSGKGGQGEDRNKVVALLNTVVTPVLNPFIYTLRNKQVKQVFREQVNKLF, from the coding sequence ATGCTGCACACCGCTGATTGGGCATTCCCagcagaggccagaggagccACGGGGAACCACACCACTGTCACCGAGTTCATCCTGCTGGGGCTCTCAGAGGCCTGTGAGCTGCAGATGCTCCTCTTCCTGGGGCTCCTCCTGACCTACCTGCTCACTCTACTGGGGAACCTCCTCATCGTGGTCCTCACCCTCATGGACAGgcgcctccacacccccatgtactactTCCTCCGCAACTTTGCTGTCCTAGAGATCTGGTTCACCTCGGTCATCTTCCCCAAGATGCTGACCAACATCCTGACTGGAAACAGGACCATCTCCCTGGAAGGCTGTTTCCTACagtgtttcctctatttcttcctggGCATCACGGAGTTCTTCCTACTGGCAGTGATGTCCTTTGACAGGTATGTGGCCATATGTAACTCCTTGCGTTATGTCACCACCATGAGCAAAAGGGTCTGTGTCCAGCTAGTTCTTTCTTCTTGGGTCACAGGATTCTTTATCATCATCATTCCAACTTTCCTGACATTTCAGCAGCCATTCTGTGGTCCCAATACCATTGATCATTTCTTCTGTGATAGCTTTCCACTCCTGGGACTCGTATGTGCAGACACAAGTCTGATCAAGCTTCTGGGTTTCATCCTGGCCAATGTCAGCCTCCTGGGCACTCTGTCTGTGATGGCTGCCTGCTATGGTCACATCCTCCACACCATCCTGCACATCCCCTCAGCCAAGGAGAGGCAGAAAGCCTTCTCAACCTGTTCCTCCCACATCACTGTTGTCTCTCTCTTCTATGGCAGCTGCATCTTCATGTATGTCCGGTCGGGCAAGGGCGGCCAGGGGGAGGACAGGAACAAGGTGGTGGCCTTGCTCAACACCGTGGTGACCCCAGTGCTCAATCCCTTCATCTACACCCTCAGGAACAAACAGGTGAAGCAGGTGTTTAGGGAGCAGGTGAACAAGCTCTTCTAA
- the LOC129620439 gene encoding olfactory receptor 49-like produces the protein MLHTADWAFPAEARGATGNHTTVTEFILLGLSEACELQMLLFLGLLLTYLLTLLGNLLIVVLTLMDRRLHTPMYYFLRNFAVLEIWFTSVIFPKMLTNILTGNRTISLEGCFLQCFLYFFLGTTEFFLLAVMSFDRYVAICNPLRYVTTMSKRVCVQLVLSSWITGFLLNIIPGFLTIQQPFCGPNTIDHFFCDSFPLLELVCADTSLIELLGFILANVSLLGTLSVTATCYGHILHTILHIPAAKERQKAFSTCSSHITVVSLFYGSCIFMYVRSGKGGQGEDRHKVVALLNTVVTPVLNPFIYTLRNKQVKQVFREQVNKLF, from the coding sequence ATGCTGCACACCGCTGATTGGGCATTCCCagcagaggccagaggagccACGGGGAACCACACCACTGTCACCGAGTTCATCCTGCTGGGGCTCTCAGAGGCCTGTGAGCTGCAGATGCTCCTCTTCCTGGGGCTCCTCCTGACCTACCTGCTCACTCTACTGGGGAACCTCCTCATCGTGGTCCTCACCCTCATGGACAGgcgcctccacacccccatgtactactTCCTCCGCAACTTTGCTGTCCTAGAGATCTGGTTCACCTCGGTCATCTTCCCCAAGATGCTGACCAACATCCTGACTGGAAACAGGACCATCTCCCTGGAAGGCTGTTTCCTACagtgtttcctctatttcttcctggGCACCACAGAGTTCTTCCTACTGGCAGTGATGTCCTTTGACAGGTATGTGGCCATATGTAACCCCTTGCGTTATGTCACCACCATGAGCAAAAGGGTCTGTGTCCAGCTAGTTCTTTCTTCATGGATCACAGGGTTCCTTCTCAACATCATTCCAGGTTTCCTCACAATTCAGCAGCCATTCTGTGGTCCCAATACCATTGATCATTTTTTCTGTGACAGCTTTCCACTCCTGGAACTTGTATGTGCAGACACAAGTCTGATCGAGCTTCTGGGTTTCATCCTGGCCAACGTCAGTCTCCTGGGCACTCTGTCTGTGACGGCTACCTGCTATGGCCACATTCTCCACACCATCCTGCACATCCCCGCAGCCAAGGAGAGGCAGAAAGCCTTCTCAACCTGTTCCTCCCACATCACTGTTGTCTCTCTCTTCTATGGCAGCTGCATCTTCATGTATGTCCGGTCGGGCAAGGGCGGCCAGGGGGAGGACAGGCACAAGGTGGTGGCCTTGCTCAACACCGTGGTGACCCCAGTGCTCAATCCCTTCATCTACACCCTCAGGAACAAACAGGTGAAGCAGGTGTTTAGGGAGCAGGTGAACAAGCTCTTCTAA